DNA from Aliarcobacter skirrowii CCUG 10374:
TTTAAACTCAATAGATATTTTAAAAAATATAGAAAATCCAAAGATATTTATCAAAGTTTCATCTTCTAGTGCAGAAGTTATAATAGATATTGTTGATAATGGTGGTGGAGTAAAAATTAAAAATCTAAAAAAGATTTTTGATCCATATTTTTCAACAAAAAAAGATGGAACAGGTATAGGTTTATATTTATCAAAAATAATTATAGAGGATAGTTTTTTAGGAAAATTAGAGGTTGAAAATGAAAAAGATGGAGCGAAATTCTCCATCTTTATAGAAAAAGTTATTTAAAATTATGGTTTTGAGAAGACTAATTTTCTAATGATTTTATAATCTTTTTCTAAAGTATATATCTTTATATTAATTGGAATGTTTTTTGAATCAATATTTTTTAAATCATTTGTACTCTCAATAATCAAGATTTTTTTAGCTCTTTTACCGCTTTCAAGTTTTACCTCTTCAAATCTTTTGATTTTAAAATTTTCTTCATCTTGTAATTTTATATAAAAAGTCAAATCTTCATCTTGAGTGTTGTGAATAGTTAAAATGTAGTTATTTGAAATATTTTTATCTTCATTTATTTTATAAAGTTCGGTTGTTTTGTTAATATTTACTAAAAACTGCTCTTTTTCAAGAGAGAAGTAAAATGCTAAGAAAATAGATAAAAATAGTGCAAAAAAGTAGCTAATATTTTTCTTTGTAAAAATTGAGATATTTTTTTTATTTAAAACTCTATTTGTACTTCCCCAATTTATAAGAGATTTTTTACCAAGTTTATTCATAACACTACTACAAGCGTCGCTACACTCTAAACAGTTTATACACTCAACTTGAAGACCTTTTCTAATATCAATATGAGTTGGACAAACTTTTACGCAAAGATCACACGCAGTACACTCTTCACTGTTTGACCATTGGGAACTTTTGAAAATAGTTTGTATTCCATTTTGATAAATTTTTCCACCACGATTGAAATCATAAGTTACCTGTTTTGTATCGTCATCATATAAAACAGATTGTATTCTTGAGTAAGGACATACATATACACAAAAATTCTCTTTCATAAATACAATATCATAAAATAAAAATATGGCAAGACTTACAATAAATATAATCATAAAACTATGATTTAAAGGATCTTTAATATACTCAAAGAAATCTTGAGGAGGTACAAAATATAACATAAAGTTTGAAGAGATTATTAAGGTTATAATAAACCATAAAATTAAAGATATATACTTTTTAATTTGGTTTGATTTTTTTGAGTAATCAATATCTTTTTGTTTATTTTTTATTCTTCTTAAATCTAAAATTGTACTTTCTATTAAATCTCTATAAATAACTCTAAATATAGTTTGAGGACATGCCCAACCACACCAAACTCTTCCAAAAATAGATGTAAGAGCAAATATTCCAATAAAAAGAAACATTAACAAAAATGGCATAACATAAAGCTCATTTACATTATAAGCAATACCAAAAAAATGAAACTGCAATTTGTCAAAAGATAGTAGCAGGATTTGATTACCATTTATTGATATAAATGGTAATATCATAACAAATAGTGTTATAAAAAGATATGTAAAATACCTCTTCTTTGAGTAAGTCATAAATAGCCTCCAAAAATTTTAAGAAATTTTATAAAATTATGGTGGCTATTTGGTGGTATTTTTTAAACTAAGTTATTTTCTAGTTTGACCCTCTCCATAAATTTTATATTTAAATGTTGTTAAATCATTTATTCCCATCGGTCCTCTTGAGTGAAGTTTATTTGTAGAGATTCCAACTTCAGCTCCAAGTCCAAACTCTCCACCATCTGTGAATCTTGTACTTGCATTCGCATACACACAAGCTGCGTCTACTTTGTCTAAAAATTTGTTTACAGCAGAGTAATCTTCACTTAAAATAGCTTCAGAGTGTCCAGAGCCATGTTTTACAATATGCTCTATTGCTTCATCTAAACTATTTACTATTTTAATATTTAATATTTGATCCAGATATTCTATATCAAAATCTTCCTTAGAAATTTGTTCTGCATTAATAACTTCTCTTGCTTTTTCACAAGCTTTTATTTGTACATTATAAACTTTAAGTTCAGGTTCTAAATCTTTTAAGAATTTTTTATAAATATCTTCATGAACTAACAAAGTCTCTAAAGAGTTACAAGCACTTGGTCTTTGGCACTTTGCATTTATAACAATTTTAATAGCTTTTTTTAAATCTGCACTTTTATCAACATAAGTGTGGCAAACACCTTTATCATGTTTTACAACAGGAATTGTTGAGTTTTTAGATATGAATTTTATTAAAGCTTCTCCACCTCTTGGAACAATTAGATCTACAAATTTATCTTCAACAATTAGTTTTGCAACACCCTCTCTTGAACTATCAGGAAGTAGTGAAATTGCCTCTTTTGGTAAAGAGTTTGCTATAAGAACTTCTTGTAATATTGAAGCAATTGCTTTGTTTGAGTTTTCTGCCTCTTTACCACCTTTTAAAACACAAACATTTCCACTTTTAAAACATAATGCTGCTGTGTCACTTGTAACATTTGGTCTGCTTTCATAAATAATTCCTATAACACCTATTGGAATAGAAACTTTTTGAATATGCAAATTATCTTTTGTTAGCCAACCATCTAAAACTCTTCCAACAGGTTCTGTTTGTCCAGCTATTTGTCTAATAGCATTTGCCATCTCTTCAACTCTTTTTTCATTTAAAAGAAGTCTATCAATCATTGCAGAACTTAAGTTTAAACTCTTTGCAACTTCTAAATCTCTTTTATTTTCATCTATTAAAAAATTTGTATTTTGTACTAATGCATCTGCCATTTGTAAAAGAGCATGATTTTTTATAGAAGTTTGTAAAGTAGAAATTATATGACTGCTTTTTTTTGCTTTTTCTAAAAACTCTCTCATAAAAACTCCTAATTTTTTTTGTAATATACTAAAGTTTGCCTTTGTAAAGGCTTTTAAAAAAATTAAGTTTAAATTAATTTTAAGAATTGTACAATTTAAAAAATTAAAGGAGAAACAATGCAAGTTTCAAATAATTCTGCTAATTCAATAGATGCTTATAAGCAAAATTCAAGTCAAAAAGTTCAAACTCAAGATGCTAATCAAACACCTAAAAATGTAGATAAAAATGTTGAAGAGATAATAAATAACTCTGCTACAAAAGTAGCAATTTCTATGAATGCTCAATACATATTGTTTGAGATGAATGCAAAATCTATGGCAAAAAATAGTATGTTTGCCCAAGCAGGAATTGATGCAAATAGTATAACAAAAGATCAACAATCAGTTTTGGATTTTTTAAGTGGAAAAGGCAAAATAGATGATATGAGCTTGTATGATATTGGTTATGTTGGAAAACCTATTATGGAGCTATCTCAAGATGAAGCAACGCAACTTGTAAGTGAAGATGGTTTTTTTGGAGTAACTCAAACTTCTGATAGGGTTGCAAATTTTGTATTTAGTTTTGCTGGAGATGATTTAGAGAAACTTCAAAAAGGTAGAGATGGAATTGTTCAAGGTTTTGAAGAGGCTAACAAGCTTTTTGGTGGAAATCTTCCAGAGATTTCATATAAAACACAAGAGAGAACTTTGGCATTAATTGATGCTAAAATTGATTCAATTAAAAATCCTCAAGATAACAATTCAAAAGAGTAAAGAGTTTATCTCTCTTTATCTCTCATCTGTTTATAAAGCAACTCACACTGTTTTATCTCTTCAATTGTTGCTTTTTTTCTACAAGATATATAACCCTTTGTTCCTTCGCTAGTTGTTGTAGGAAATACAGTTGCAAAAACCCAATAAAAATCGCCACTTTTAGTAGCATTTTTTACATAACCTGTCCAAACTTCACCTCTTTTTACAGTCTCCCATAAATCTTTAAAAGCAGCTTTTGGCATATCTTTATGTCTTACTATATTGTGAGGCTTTCCAATTAACTCATCTACTGTAAATCCAGCTATTTCACAAAAATCATCATTTGCAAATATGATATTACCTTTTTCATTTGTTTCACTTACTAAAAATG
Protein-coding regions in this window:
- a CDS encoding glutamate-5-semialdehyde dehydrogenase, which translates into the protein MREFLEKAKKSSHIISTLQTSIKNHALLQMADALVQNTNFLIDENKRDLEVAKSLNLSSAMIDRLLLNEKRVEEMANAIRQIAGQTEPVGRVLDGWLTKDNLHIQKVSIPIGVIGIIYESRPNVTSDTAALCFKSGNVCVLKGGKEAENSNKAIASILQEVLIANSLPKEAISLLPDSSREGVAKLIVEDKFVDLIVPRGGEALIKFISKNSTIPVVKHDKGVCHTYVDKSADLKKAIKIVINAKCQRPSACNSLETLLVHEDIYKKFLKDLEPELKVYNVQIKACEKAREVINAEQISKEDFDIEYLDQILNIKIVNSLDEAIEHIVKHGSGHSEAILSEDYSAVNKFLDKVDAACVYANASTRFTDGGEFGLGAEVGISTNKLHSRGPMGINDLTTFKYKIYGEGQTRK
- a CDS encoding PAS domain-containing protein, with translation MSKEIILDDYAFLVSETNEKGNIIFANDDFCEIAGFTVDELIGKPHNIVRHKDMPKAAFKDLWETVKRGEVWTGYVKNATKSGDFYWVFATVFPTTTSEGTKGYISCRKKATIEEIKQCELLYKQMRDKER
- the ccoG gene encoding cytochrome c oxidase accessory protein CcoG, giving the protein MTYSKKRYFTYLFITLFVMILPFISINGNQILLLSFDKLQFHFFGIAYNVNELYVMPFLLMFLFIGIFALTSIFGRVWCGWACPQTIFRVIYRDLIESTILDLRRIKNKQKDIDYSKKSNQIKKYISLILWFIITLIISSNFMLYFVPPQDFFEYIKDPLNHSFMIIFIVSLAIFLFYDIVFMKENFCVYVCPYSRIQSVLYDDDTKQVTYDFNRGGKIYQNGIQTIFKSSQWSNSEECTACDLCVKVCPTHIDIRKGLQVECINCLECSDACSSVMNKLGKKSLINWGSTNRVLNKKNISIFTKKNISYFFALFLSIFLAFYFSLEKEQFLVNINKTTELYKINEDKNISNNYILTIHNTQDEDLTFYIKLQDEENFKIKRFEEVKLESGKRAKKILIIESTNDLKNIDSKNIPINIKIYTLEKDYKIIRKLVFSKP